The following coding sequences lie in one Rutidosis leptorrhynchoides isolate AG116_Rl617_1_P2 chromosome 6, CSIRO_AGI_Rlap_v1, whole genome shotgun sequence genomic window:
- the LOC139851811 gene encoding probable sugar phosphate/phosphate translocator At5g25400, with translation MGKGGALSESVLKKIILSYTYVAIWIFLSFTVIVYNKYILDRKMYNWPYPISLTMIHMGFCSSLAYVLVSVLKVVEPVQMTRDIYLKSVVPIGLLYSLSLWLSNSAYIYLSVSFIQMLKALMPVAVYSIGVLFKKEGFKGDVMTNMLSISFGVAVAAYGEAKFNSWGVMLQLGAVCFEATRLVLIQILLTSKGITFNPITSLYYVAPCCFAFLSIPWMIVEFPKLRDTSSFHFDYLIFGSNSLCAFALNLAVFLLVGKTSALTMNVAGVVKDWLLIAFSWSVIKDTVTPINLFGYGIAFLGVAYYNHAKLQAMKAKEAEKKATQVDDESGKLLEERSAEKSARKSESDE, from the coding sequence ATGGGTAAAGGTGGAGCTTTAAGCGAATCAGTCCTCAAAAAAATCATCCTTTCATACACTTACGTGGCGATATGGATCTTCCTCAGCTTCACCGTAATCGTGTACAACAAATACATTTTAGATCGAAAGATGTACAATTGGCCCTACCCAATTTCACTAACCATGATCCACATGGGTTTTTGTTCTTCATTAGCTTACGTTCTTGTTTCAGTTCTTAAAGTGGTTGAACCGGTTCAAATGACCCGTGATATTTACCTCAAATCAGTTGTACCAATCGGTTTGTTATATTCCTTATCTTTATGGTTATCTAATTCTGCTTATATTTACCTATCTGTATCGTTTATTCAAATGCTTAAAGCTTTAATGCCTGTTGCTGTTTATTCAATTGGGGTCTTGTTTAAAAAAGAAGGGTTTAAAGGTGATGTTATGACTAATATGTTATCGATATCTTTTGGGGTTGCTGTTGCTGCTTATGGTGAAGCTAAATTCAATAGTTGGGGGGTTATGTTGCAATTAGGTGCTGTTTGTTTTGAAGCAACTAGATTAGTCTTGATTCAGATTTTGTTAACCAGTAAAGGGATTACGTTTAATCCGATTACGTCGTTGTACTATGTTGCGCCTTGTTGTTTCGCGTTTTTATCGATTCCTTGGATGATTGTTGAGTTTCCCAAGTTGAGGGATACATCAAGTTTTCATTTTGATTACTTGATATTTGGGTCGAATTCGTTGTGCGCGTTTGCGTTGAATCTTGCTGTGTTTTTGCTTGTTGGGAAGACGTCGGCTTTAACTATGAATGTGGCCGGAGTTGTTAAGGATTGGTTGTTGATTGCGTTTTCGTGGTCTGTTATTAAAGATACTGTGACACCGATTAATTTGTTTGGGTATGGGATCGCGTTTTTGGGCGTTGCGTATTATAATCACGCCAAGTTGCAAGCGATGAAGGCTAAAGAAGCTGAAAAGAAGGCGACACAAGTGGACGATGAATCTGGGAAGTTGTTGGAAGAACGTAGTGCTGAAAAATCTGCACGAAAGAGCGAATCTGATGAATGA
- the LOC139853256 gene encoding uncharacterized protein At2g34160-like, translating to MEEITEAVQNINITGANNDSHKKNRIQVSNTKKPLFFYVNLAKRYMQQHNEVELSALGMAIATVVTIAEILKNNGFAVEKKIMTSTVDMKDESRGRPIQKAKIEILLGKTDKFDELMAAAAEERELADGDEQN from the exons ATGGAAGAGATTACGGAAGCAGTTCAGAACATAAACATTACAGGTGCTAATAATGATTCTCATAAGAAGAATCGGATTCAGGTTTCCAACACCAAAAAGCCCCTTTTCTTCTATGTTAATCTCGCTAAG AGGTATATGCAACAGCATAATGAAGTGGAGCTTTCTGCCCTTGGAATGG CCATTGCCACAGTTGTTACAATTGCAGAGATTCTCAAGAACAATGGATTTGCTGTGGAGAAGA AGATCATGACATCTACTGTTGATATGAAAGATGAATCGAGAGGGCGTCCCATCCAAAAAGCCAAG ATTGAGATCTTGTTGGGGAAGACGGATAAATTTGATGAGCTGATGGCTGCTGCTGCTGAGGAAAGGGAACTTGCAGATGGTGACGAACAAAATTAA